The DNA region GCTAGGTAATACCATTCTAATTGCCAATGCCCACTTAGCCCCAGATTCTAATATCCAGGCCACCGAAACAGGAATGCGCCATCGTACGGCAGAAAGAGTTGCCCGGCAAACAAAAGCACTTGTCATTGCGATATCGCAAAGAAGGAATGTTATTACCTTGTATCAAGGGAATTTTCGCTATGCCCTTCAAGACATAGGGGTTATTTTGACAAAAGCGAATCAGGCGATTCAAATGCTGGAAAAATATAAGGCCGTTATGGAACAAAGTATTGTGAATCTAAGTCTTCTGGAATTGGAAGAGTCCGTTACTTATAATGATTTATTGCTTGTTCTACACCGCTTTGAAATGGTTTTAAAGATAAAAAACGAATTATTAACCTATTTAAATGAACTGGGTACAGAAGGTCGGCTCATTCGCCTGCAAATGAATGAAATTTTAACAAATTTAGAGAAAGAGACCGCGTTAATTATTAAAGATTACTCTTTTGAAAGGACAATCAATGCTTGGGACGCTCTCAATCGAATGCAGGTATTAACAATTAGTGGGACCATTGAAGATACTATCCTATTGAAAATGTTAGGGTATCAAGGTTATGTCCATTTAGATGAGAATAAGCATCCCCGGGGTTATCGAATCCTTAATAAAATTCCGCGTCTTCCGGCAGTTATTATTGAAAATATCATCACTAATTTTGAAACACTTTCTAAGGTGATGGCTGCTTCAGTAGAAGAACTCGATGATGTTGAAGGGATTGGAGAAGTTCGGGCAAAAAAAATAAAAGAGGGCTTTAATTTGATAAAGGAGCGGTTATATACAGAAAGGCAAATATAAAAATGGTTGCAAACCTAATATTACTATGCTAAAATGACAAATTTTTATATATTTGACAGAGGATTTTTACAATGCTACCCTATGAAGTGAAAAAGCTATTAATCAACAATGTATCGAGAATTATAGACGGCAGAAAAAATAATTAGCAACAAAGGTTTCATTTTTGCGAATATGTTTATAATGAGTAGAGGAGGTGATGGAATGTTAAAACGTATTGTTCAAGCTTGCTTCCTCATAACTGGTGGTACGCTTGGGATATTGTTAATCCCGGAATTGCTAACATTAATCAAAATGGAAGGCATTCCTATAATTAGTAACTCATATGTCACGGCTATTTTAGGTGCAATTATTTTTTATCTTATTACTTTTTGGGCAGTTGATTTTGTACTTGAATTTGTCAAATGGGCGGAAGATTCATTAGTAAAAATCCCTGTCACAGATGTAATTTTTGGAAGTATCGGTTTGATTTTTGGACTGCTTGTTGCCTATTTGATAGGTTTTGCACTTAACGCAGTTCAAGTACCGATCTTAAATGCTGTCGCTCCTATTTTACTGACATTATTATTTGGTTATCTTGGCTTTCAGGTTGGTTTTAAAAAGAGGGATGAGCTGCTGAATCTCTTCAGTCGCGGGAAGAAAAAGACTGACGATGAAGAAATTGATATGGTGGGCAAAAATTCACTTAAGATATTGGATACAAGTGTAATTATTGATGGACGTGTAGCGGATATTTGCCAAACAGGATTTTTGGAAGGGACAATTGTCATTCCGCAGTTTGTACTTGAGGAATTACAGCATATTGCTGACTCCTCTGATGTTCTTAAGCGAAATCGCGGCAGAAGAGGATTGGATATATTAAATCGTATTCAAAAAGAATTGGCCATTAAAGTAGAAATTTACGAGGGCGACTTTGAAGAAATTCAAGAAGTTGATAGTAAGCTTGTTAAATTAGCAAAAGTTACAAACGGAATCCTTGTAACCAATGATTTTAATCTTAATAAAGTTTGTGAATTGCAGAACGTTGCCGTTTTAAATATTAATGATTTGGCGAATGCTGTTAAGCCTGTCGTTTTGCCAGGTGAAGAATTAATGGTCCAAGTCATTAAGGATGGCAAAGAGTATCACCAAGGTGTTGCCTATCTCGATGATGGTACAATGATTGTTGTGGAGGAAGGCAGAGAATATATCGGAAAGAGAATAGAGGTTCTTGTTACCAGTGTATTGCAGACATCCGCTGGAAGAATGATATTTGCTAAACCAAAGCTTTTGGAAAAGGCTTTATAAAAAGCTTAGAGGTATACTTTAAGGATTAGATTGGGGTTTTTTTATGGCTTATCAAGTCATTATTCCAGCTGCTGGTCAGGGGAAAAGAATGGGCGCTGGGAAAAATAAGCTTTTATTAACACTTAATGATATTCCTGTGCTAATCCATTCATTAAAGGTGTTTGAAAATGATGAGTTATGTGATGGAATTATATTAGCTATTCATCCACAGGATGAGGCAGAATTTTATACTTTATTAAAGAAATATAAGATAAGTAAAGTACGGGACTTAGTTCCAGGTGGAAAAGAACGTCAGGATAGCATTTATAATGCATTAAAAACAGTGACTGCTGAGGGAATCATCCTTGTTCATGATGGAGCCCGTCCTTTTATTCGAAAGAAACACATTCATCAGTTAATTGAAACGGCTGAACAGACTGGTGCAGCAATTATTGGTGTACCTGCAAAAGATACGATGAAAACTGTTCGCAATAATTTGGTAGTGGACACTGTCGAACGATCTAGCTTGTGGGCTGTTCAAACCCCACAAGCTTTTCGTATTCCAATCTTGTATAAGGCATATGAACAAGCAGAAAAGGAAAAGTTTATCGGTACAGATGATTCTAGTTTGGTGGAGCGAATTGGTCATCCCGTGGCAATGGTAGAAGGAGACTATGACAATATAAAGTTAACAACACCAGAGGATTTATACTTTGCCGAGGCAATTCTAAATAAGAGGAAAAGGGAGTTTTGAGTATGTATCGTATTGGTCAAGGATTTGATGTACATCAATTAACGGAGGGGCGGCCGCTTATCATCGGTGGTATCACGATACCGTATGAAAAGGGACTTTTAGGCCATTCTGATGCAGATGTCTTACTACATACCGTATCAGATGCTTGTCTTGGAGCGATAGGCGAAGGTGATATTGGTAGGCACTTTCCCGATACAGACCCCAATTTTAAGGATGCAGACTCTGCGAAGTTAATGGAGCATGTCTGGGTGCTAGTGAAGGAAAAAGGGTACGAACTTGTCAATGCCGACTGTACAATTATTGCACAGATGCCGAAGATGGCACCCTATATTGGACAAATGAAGGAACGGATTGCAGAGTTGCTTGAGGCATCTCCTGAACAAATCAATGTTAAAGCAACGACTACCGAAAAGTTAGGATTTGCTGGACGAGGGGAAGGAATTGCCGCTCAAGTGGCTGTTTTGTTGAAAAAGGTTAACAATTAGACTTTATTGCTTATATCGACAATGATAGAATAAATCAGACGAAATAAAACGGGTTGTAATACAGGAGGAACTTTATATATGTCGAATGAGATACGCGTAAGGTATGCACCAAGTCCAACAGGACATTTACATATTGGAAATGCCAGGACTGCGTTATTTAATTATTTATTTGCACGCAGTCAAGGCGGGAAATTTATCATCCGCATCGAGGATACCGATAAAAAGAGGAATATCGCTGGAGGAGAAGAAAGCCAATTAAAATATTTACAATGGCTTGGCATGGATTGGGATGAAGGTGTTGACGTTGGCGGGGAATATGGTCCCTATCGTCAATCCGAGAGAAATGATATTTATCAAACCTATTACAATCAATTGCTTGAAAATGGTCATGCCTATAAATGTTATTGTACAGAAGCGGAGATTGAGGCTGAGCGTGAGGAGCAGACGGAACGAGGAGAAACTCCACAGTATTCAGGAAAATGCCGAAATTTAACGATGGAAGAGAAGGCCATTCTTGAAAGTGAAGGGCGTGAACCGAGTATACGCATCATTGTTCCAGAAGGGAAAACCTATACTTTTGATGACATGGTAAAAGGGAGCGTTTCTTTCGAATCTGAAGGGATGGGCGACTGGGTCATCATTAAAAAGGACGGAACGCCAACTTATAACTTTGCGGTCACAATTGATGATTATTTAATGAAAATCTCACATGTGCTGCGCGGAGATGATCATATTTCAAATACGCCAAAGCAGCTAATGATATATGAAGCATTAGGCTGGCAACCGCCCGTTTTTGGTCATATGACGTTAATTGTCAATGAAAGCCGTAAAAAACTTAGTAAGCGTGATGAATCAATCATTCAATTTATTGAGCAATATGAAGAATTGGGATATCTGCCTGAAGCATTATTTAATTTTATTACATTATTAGGCTGGTCTCCAGGAGGCGAAGAAGAAATCTATTCCAAAGAGGAATTTATTAAGATTTTTGATGCCCACCGTTTATCGAAGTCACCTGCACTATTTGATAAACAAAAGCTTGCTTGGATGAACAATCAATACTTGAAAAAAACAGAAATTGACCGGGTTCTAGAACTCGCCATGCCTCACCTAGTCAAATCAGGAAAGTTAAGTGAAAATATTAGTGAAGATGAACAGCAATGGGCTAAAAGCTTAGTATCGCTATTACAGGAAAAAATGAGCTTTGGTGCTGAAATTGTTGAACTTTCGGATATGTTTTTTAAGGCTGACGCAGAATATGAAGAAGATGCGAAGGAAGTCTTAGCTGGTGAAACGGTACCTGAAGTCTTAAAGGCATTTTTACAGGAACTTGATCAGTTAGAAAGTTTTAAAGCGGATGAGATAAAGGCAGCGATGAAAGCTGTGCAAAAGTCAACAGGACAAAAAGGAAAGAATCTTTTTATGCCGATCCGTGCTGCCGTTTCAGGACAAACACATGGCCCGGACCTGCCTCAAACGATTGAACTTTTAGGAAAATCTAAAGTCCAATTACGAATTCACAAACTTATTGGTTAACATTAAAGCAAAAATATAATATAGTAAGAGAAAGTAAACTTAAAATGTGAAAATGTTGAAGAGGAAAAGTAAAATATGATGCTTTAAAAGAGAAAACCATCGCCGGCTGAAAGTGGTTTAAGTCTCTCATGTTTGAAAATGCACCTCCGAGTCTCTTTTCGAAAGGATGAGTATCCGAGTAGACTGGAGCGGAACCTTCCGTTAACAGGTTAGAGTGAGACTAGTATAAGCCTTTTTAACATAAAAGCTTAGCAGTCTAATCAGAGTGGAACCACGCCAAATGCGTCTCTGTCGTAAAGACAGAGACGTTTTTTTTTATTAATTTAGATGGGGAGGAAAGACATGTTCAAAAAATTTAGAGAAGATATTGAAGTTGTCTTTGAACAAGATCCTGCTGCAAGGAACTATTTAGAAGTAATCCTTACCTACTCTGGTTTGCACGCTATTTGGGCTCATCGAATTGCCCATGCCTTTTTTAAACGGAAATTTTATTTTCTTGCCCGAGCAATTTCACAAATAAGCCGTTTTTTCACAGGAATTGAAATTCACCCTGGAGCCAAAATAGGCAGGAGGTTCTTTATTGACCATGGAATGGGAGTGGTTATTGGTGAAACCTGTGAAATAGGTGATAATGTAACGGTATTTCAAGGTGTAACTCTTGGTGGAACAGGGAAAGAAAGAGGAAAGAGGCATCCAACGATAAAGGATAATGCCTTGATTGCGACTGGCGCAAAGGTTCTGGGGTCAATTACGATTGGAGAAAACTCGAAAATTGGTGCAGGATCTGTTGTGTTAAAGGAAGTTCCGGCAAATTCTACGGTTGTAGGAGTTCCAGGAAGAGTGGTTATTCAAAATGGAAAAAGGATTAACCGTGACTTAAATCATAGTGATCTTCCTGATCCAATAGCTGATCGCTTGAGAGAACTGCAAGAAGAACTAAGTCAACTAAAGCAGGAATTATATGTTGTGAAGGAAGAAAGGAGAGTAAAGTAATGGCGATTCAGCTATATAATACGCTAACACATACGAAGGAAACTTTCGTACCGCTTGAAGAAGGAACAGTAAAAATGTATGTTTGCGGGCCAACAGTCTATAATTATATTCATATAGGAAATGCTCGTCCTGCGATTGTATTTGATACCGTTCGCCGCTATTTAGAATATCGGGGATATAAAGTGAATTATGTATCTAATTTTACTGATGTGGATGACAAATTAATCCGTGCAGCAAATCAGCTTGGGGAGGATGTTCCCACGATCGCGGACCGTTTTATTAATGCCTATTTTGAGGATGTAACCGCACTAGGCTGCAAAAGGGCGGATATCCATCCACGTGTAATGGATAACATGGATATTATTATTGAGTTTATCAGTAAGCTCATTGAAAAAGGTTATGCTTATGAATCTGAAGGTGATGTCTATTACCGGACAAGGAAATTCAGCGAATATGGTAAGCTTTCGCACCAATCGATTGATGAATTGCGGGTGGGAGCACGAATTGATGTCGGAGAAAAGAAACAAGATGACCTCGATTTTGTTTTATGGAAAGCGGCGAAAGAAGGAGAAATCTACTGGGAAAGTCCATGGGGAATCGGCAGACCTGGCTGGCATATTGAATGCTCAGCGATGGCAAAAAAATACCTTGGAGAAACCATTGATATTCATGCAGGCGGTCAAGATTTAACGTTCCCGCATCATGAGAATGAAATCGCCCAGTCAGAAGCACTATCCGGGAAAACATTCGCACGTTACTGGATGCACAATGGTTATATTAATATAGACAATGAAAAAATGTCCAAATCCCTTGGTAACTTCGTTTTAGTGCATGACATTATTAAGAAGCATAATCCACAGGTACTAAGATTCTTTATGCTATCCGTTCATTATCGTAATCCGATTAATTATAGTGAAGAGTTACTAGAAAGTACAAAGGCTGCCTTTGAACGACTAAGAACCTCTTATCAAAACTTACAGCATCGGAAAGAAGCCAGTACAGATTTAACATTAAATAATCAGGAATGGCTAGATAAAATTGCTGGTCACAAAGATGAATTTATTAAAGCGATGGATGATGATTTTAACACGGCGAAAGCCATTTCCGTCCTATTCGATCTTTCCAAACTGGCT from Neobacillus sp. FSL H8-0543 includes:
- the disA gene encoding DNA integrity scanning diadenylate cyclase DisA encodes the protein MENKKLGEQSVREVLQFIAPGTPIREGIDNVLRANTGGLIVVGYNDKMKDIVDGGFQINCPFSPSYLYELAKMDGAIILNELGNTILIANAHLAPDSNIQATETGMRHRTAERVARQTKALVIAISQRRNVITLYQGNFRYALQDIGVILTKANQAIQMLEKYKAVMEQSIVNLSLLELEESVTYNDLLLVLHRFEMVLKIKNELLTYLNELGTEGRLIRLQMNEILTNLEKETALIIKDYSFERTINAWDALNRMQVLTISGTIEDTILLKMLGYQGYVHLDENKHPRGYRILNKIPRLPAVIIENIITNFETLSKVMAASVEELDDVEGIGEVRAKKIKEGFNLIKERLYTERQI
- a CDS encoding PIN/TRAM domain-containing protein, whose product is MLKRIVQACFLITGGTLGILLIPELLTLIKMEGIPIISNSYVTAILGAIIFYLITFWAVDFVLEFVKWAEDSLVKIPVTDVIFGSIGLIFGLLVAYLIGFALNAVQVPILNAVAPILLTLLFGYLGFQVGFKKRDELLNLFSRGKKKTDDEEIDMVGKNSLKILDTSVIIDGRVADICQTGFLEGTIVIPQFVLEELQHIADSSDVLKRNRGRRGLDILNRIQKELAIKVEIYEGDFEEIQEVDSKLVKLAKVTNGILVTNDFNLNKVCELQNVAVLNINDLANAVKPVVLPGEELMVQVIKDGKEYHQGVAYLDDGTMIVVEEGREYIGKRIEVLVTSVLQTSAGRMIFAKPKLLEKAL
- the ispD gene encoding 2-C-methyl-D-erythritol 4-phosphate cytidylyltransferase, with the protein product MAYQVIIPAAGQGKRMGAGKNKLLLTLNDIPVLIHSLKVFENDELCDGIILAIHPQDEAEFYTLLKKYKISKVRDLVPGGKERQDSIYNALKTVTAEGIILVHDGARPFIRKKHIHQLIETAEQTGAAIIGVPAKDTMKTVRNNLVVDTVERSSLWAVQTPQAFRIPILYKAYEQAEKEKFIGTDDSSLVERIGHPVAMVEGDYDNIKLTTPEDLYFAEAILNKRKREF
- the ispF gene encoding 2-C-methyl-D-erythritol 2,4-cyclodiphosphate synthase, which produces MYRIGQGFDVHQLTEGRPLIIGGITIPYEKGLLGHSDADVLLHTVSDACLGAIGEGDIGRHFPDTDPNFKDADSAKLMEHVWVLVKEKGYELVNADCTIIAQMPKMAPYIGQMKERIAELLEASPEQINVKATTTEKLGFAGRGEGIAAQVAVLLKKVNN
- the gltX gene encoding glutamate--tRNA ligase produces the protein MSNEIRVRYAPSPTGHLHIGNARTALFNYLFARSQGGKFIIRIEDTDKKRNIAGGEESQLKYLQWLGMDWDEGVDVGGEYGPYRQSERNDIYQTYYNQLLENGHAYKCYCTEAEIEAEREEQTERGETPQYSGKCRNLTMEEKAILESEGREPSIRIIVPEGKTYTFDDMVKGSVSFESEGMGDWVIIKKDGTPTYNFAVTIDDYLMKISHVLRGDDHISNTPKQLMIYEALGWQPPVFGHMTLIVNESRKKLSKRDESIIQFIEQYEELGYLPEALFNFITLLGWSPGGEEEIYSKEEFIKIFDAHRLSKSPALFDKQKLAWMNNQYLKKTEIDRVLELAMPHLVKSGKLSENISEDEQQWAKSLVSLLQEKMSFGAEIVELSDMFFKADAEYEEDAKEVLAGETVPEVLKAFLQELDQLESFKADEIKAAMKAVQKSTGQKGKNLFMPIRAAVSGQTHGPDLPQTIELLGKSKVQLRIHKLIG
- the cysE gene encoding serine O-acetyltransferase, whose amino-acid sequence is MFKKFREDIEVVFEQDPAARNYLEVILTYSGLHAIWAHRIAHAFFKRKFYFLARAISQISRFFTGIEIHPGAKIGRRFFIDHGMGVVIGETCEIGDNVTVFQGVTLGGTGKERGKRHPTIKDNALIATGAKVLGSITIGENSKIGAGSVVLKEVPANSTVVGVPGRVVIQNGKRINRDLNHSDLPDPIADRLRELQEELSQLKQELYVVKEERRVK
- the cysS gene encoding cysteine--tRNA ligase, which codes for MAIQLYNTLTHTKETFVPLEEGTVKMYVCGPTVYNYIHIGNARPAIVFDTVRRYLEYRGYKVNYVSNFTDVDDKLIRAANQLGEDVPTIADRFINAYFEDVTALGCKRADIHPRVMDNMDIIIEFISKLIEKGYAYESEGDVYYRTRKFSEYGKLSHQSIDELRVGARIDVGEKKQDDLDFVLWKAAKEGEIYWESPWGIGRPGWHIECSAMAKKYLGETIDIHAGGQDLTFPHHENEIAQSEALSGKTFARYWMHNGYINIDNEKMSKSLGNFVLVHDIIKKHNPQVLRFFMLSVHYRNPINYSEELLESTKAAFERLRTSYQNLQHRKEASTDLTLNNQEWLDKIAGHKDEFIKAMDDDFNTAKAISVLFDLSKLANYYLLEKNTAVEVIDMFTKHFEGLFDVLGLRLEQDELLDEEIDVLIEKRIQARKDRNFQLSDQIRDQLKEMKIILEDTPQGTRWKRG